The following are from one region of the Salvelinus fontinalis isolate EN_2023a chromosome 5, ASM2944872v1, whole genome shotgun sequence genome:
- the LOC129855029 gene encoding uncharacterized protein LOC129855029: MKQKDGHKHMLVEEYVATNYCQNDQPAKVKVQNDLAGDIDWSESDYSEIEEIITEDISEEIKETDEEEEVEEKTDIESDERTVRNVIRSECDDDKSGKANMKKGMVDKDNTDNNVEKEKTTQSNTKREEGERRTQEPDKNQPAKLKDSSIFSAGAEVKQTQCKDVSLVAAAESKTLNPQEDQPANYLSVFAAAGGKTQDSAKVKGEKDLDINVDWSETDYSCSDDEFMSEEIYRTDEEKGLLQLQTDGNTKEIGGETTDSDDFQRCRINSEKDEKDGYEKKEVIQENQRAKCKDFSIFSAGAQVTHSPCKGKNELG; this comes from the exons ATGAAACAAAAGGATGGACATAAACATATGCTTGTTGAGGAGTATGTAGCTACAAATTACTGTCAGAATGATCAACCAGCAAAAGTCAAAGTTCAAAATGACCTGGCAGGTGATATAGACTGGTCAGAGAGTGACTACAGCGAGATTGAGGAAATAATCACTGAGGACATTAGTGAAGAAATAAAGGAaactgatgaggaggaggaggttgaagaAAAGACAGATATTGAGAGTGATGAGAGAACAGTGAGAAATGTGATAAGAAGTGAATGTGATGATGATAAGAGTGGGAAAGCAAACATGAAGAAAGGCATGGTTGACAAAGACAATACGGACAACAACGTTGAGAAAGAGAAAACAACCCAAAGcaacacaaagagagaggagggcgAGAGGAGGACTCAGGAGCCTGACAAGAATCAACCAGCAAAGCTCAAAG attcCTCCATCTTCTCGGCTGGTGCTGAGGTCAAACAGACCCAGTGCAAAG ATGTCTCCTTGGTTGCTGCAGCTGAGTCAAAGACTCTGAACCCTCAGGAGGACCAGCCAGCAAATT ATTTGTCTGTGTTTGCTGCTGCTGGAGGAAAGACTCAGGACTCAGCAAAGGTCAAAGGTGAAAAGGACCTGGACATTAATGTAGACTGGTCAGAGACTGACTACAGTTGCAGTGACGATGAGTTCATGAGTGAAGAAATATACCGAACGGATGAAGAGAAAGGTCTTCTACAACTCCAGACTGATGGGAATACTAAGGAGATTGGTGGAGAAACGACAGATAGTGATGATTTTCAAAGATGCAGAATAAACTCAGAGAAGGATGAGAAAGATGGATATGAAAAGAAAGAGGTCATTCAGGAGAACCAGAGAGCAAAGTGCAAAG ATTTCTCCATATTTTCAGCTGGTGCTCAGGTCACACATTCACCGTGCAAAGGTAAGAATGAGCTTGGGTGA